A region from the Caldicellulosiruptor naganoensis genome encodes:
- a CDS encoding KaiC domain-containing protein produces the protein MSKTSSEVQSSIDAVKLKELSKSAPELFGVKTGVDGIDKLFYKVEFSKELGKPAIKPLGGIPAYSVINLSGVADTGKSLFAEQFAVTQANEGNSVLYITVETPAEFLYSSLLSRAAAMNIDKSKVEENVYMLDITKDFNIRGNINNFIKTIENAATRFDIKNVVIDSVTGLFESKEIYAREIVRTIYNFLKAKRLTTLMISQKRSGQEHLSAEAAGGYAVSHIVDGTIVFSKQVIMNRFDSSTFKRPIGDVIRLLRVDGCRMCGHDSKTYVFEIEQNGLIKVLYPLGYIAGQQKEDKE, from the coding sequence ATGAGCAAGACAAGCAGTGAAGTACAATCTAGCATAGATGCTGTTAAACTGAAAGAACTATCAAAGTCTGCACCAGAGCTTTTTGGAGTAAAAACAGGAGTTGATGGCATAGACAAGCTTTTTTACAAAGTTGAATTTTCAAAAGAACTTGGAAAACCTGCCATAAAGCCACTTGGTGGAATTCCGGCGTATTCGGTTATAAACTTAAGTGGAGTTGCTGACACTGGTAAAAGTCTATTTGCTGAACAGTTTGCCGTGACTCAGGCTAATGAAGGAAATAGCGTTCTTTATATAACAGTTGAAACACCTGCGGAGTTTTTGTACTCTTCACTTCTTTCGCGTGCTGCTGCTATGAACATTGACAAGTCAAAAGTTGAAGAAAATGTGTACATGCTTGATATTACCAAAGACTTTAATATCCGTGGCAACATAAATAACTTTATCAAGACAATTGAAAATGCTGCAACAAGATTTGACATAAAAAATGTAGTAATTGACTCTGTCACTGGATTATTTGAATCAAAAGAGATTTATGCACGGGAAATTGTGAGAACTATTTATAACTTCCTAAAAGCAAAAAGGCTCACAACTTTGATGATTTCACAAAAGCGAAGTGGTCAAGAACACCTGTCCGCTGAGGCTGCAGGCGGATATGCAGTAAGTCACATAGTTGATGGGACAATAGTATTTTCAAAACAGGTTATTATGAACAGGTTTGACAGCAGTACGTTTAAAAGACCAATTGGCGATGTTATTCGACTTTTGAGAGTTGACGGCTGTAGAATGTGCGGCCATGATTCCAAAACATATGTATTTGAGATTGAGCAAAACGGGCTTATAAAGGTTCTGTACCCACTTGGATATATTGCAGGCCAGCAAAAAGAAGACAAAGAGTAA
- a CDS encoding IS1634 family transposase — protein MFVKITNAGGYQYVRLVENYRENGKVKQRVLFNFGRLDILKDDPAFKNIVKKLSDIVAETTTENAKAVTIESEEDISDAVVKNWGYIVYRKLWQELEIDKFLKGKAAKERKIKFDVDKVSFLMTIQRLIEPMSKLRTYHQRSKYFGFEEDIDLNQLYRCLDFLDSVKEDLETYLYQRNKDLFKMVVDVVFYDVTTIYFESCRADELKNFGFSKDNKVNEVQVVLGLLVDKEGRPIGYELFPGNTIDSKTMVKILRKLKEKFSIDKIIIVADKGLNSRINLKMIKEAGYDYIVASRLKNASKEILDEVFNEEGYKRLDGKRCLNAEEIYGDEFKYKVLERTNIVKDEEGKEFKIEENLIITYSSKRAKKDKEDRERLVRKAKELLENKGSITALEKKGARKYLKKKSKSEEYVLDEETIKRDEKFDGYYAIQTSKKDMDVEEVLGAYHDLWKIEQSFRVMKSCLEVRPIYHFTESRIKGHFVICFLAFLLQRTLEYILRRKGKGISSERIMEAIYSMNFFEIEIKGKKYLIKQKIEGEAGDILNVMKIKGPKNFMTYEEGLEFIGISK, from the coding sequence ATGTTTGTCAAAATTACTAATGCTGGCGGTTATCAGTATGTTAGGTTAGTCGAAAATTACCGTGAAAATGGTAAAGTAAAGCAAAGAGTACTATTTAACTTTGGTAGACTTGATATTCTCAAAGATGACCCCGCTTTTAAAAACATTGTAAAAAAACTATCTGATATTGTCGCTGAAACAACTACTGAGAATGCAAAAGCTGTTACTATTGAATCTGAAGAAGATATTTCGGATGCAGTTGTAAAAAACTGGGGATACATTGTATACAGAAAGTTATGGCAGGAGCTTGAAATTGATAAGTTTTTAAAAGGGAAAGCAGCAAAAGAGAGAAAGATAAAATTTGATGTAGACAAAGTAAGTTTTTTAATGACCATACAGAGATTGATAGAGCCAATGAGCAAACTAAGAACTTATCATCAGAGAAGCAAATATTTTGGATTTGAAGAGGATATAGATTTGAATCAATTGTACAGGTGTTTAGATTTTCTTGACAGTGTAAAAGAAGATTTAGAGACATACCTGTATCAGAGAAATAAAGACTTATTTAAGATGGTAGTTGATGTAGTGTTTTATGATGTGACGACAATATACTTTGAGAGTTGTAGAGCGGATGAACTTAAAAATTTTGGGTTTAGCAAAGACAACAAGGTAAATGAAGTGCAAGTTGTATTAGGGCTTTTGGTGGACAAAGAAGGCAGACCGATAGGGTATGAACTTTTTCCTGGTAATACGATAGATAGCAAGACGATGGTAAAGATACTGAGGAAGCTGAAGGAAAAATTTAGTATAGATAAGATAATAATAGTAGCAGACAAAGGGCTTAACAGCAGAATAAATTTAAAGATGATAAAAGAAGCTGGGTACGACTATATAGTAGCAAGCAGATTAAAGAATGCAAGTAAAGAAATTTTAGATGAAGTTTTTAATGAAGAAGGATATAAAAGACTTGATGGCAAAAGATGTTTGAATGCTGAAGAAATTTATGGTGATGAATTCAAATATAAGGTATTGGAAAGAACAAATATTGTCAAGGATGAAGAGGGTAAAGAGTTCAAAATAGAAGAGAATTTGATAATAACGTATTCAAGCAAGAGAGCCAAGAAAGACAAAGAAGACAGAGAGAGATTGGTAAGAAAAGCCAAAGAGCTTTTAGAGAACAAAGGAAGCATAACAGCCTTAGAAAAGAAAGGTGCAAGGAAATATTTGAAGAAGAAATCAAAATCAGAAGAATATGTATTGGATGAGGAAACGATAAAACGAGATGAGAAATTTGACGGTTATTATGCAATTCAAACGAGCAAAAAGGATATGGATGTAGAAGAGGTTTTAGGAGCATATCACGATTTATGGAAGATAGAACAGTCATTCAGAGTAATGAAAAGCTGTTTAGAAGTGCGACCGATATATCACTTTACAGAAAGCAGAATAAAAGGACATTTTGTGATATGTTTTTTGGCATTTTTACTGCAAAGGACATTGGAATATATTTTGAGGAGAAAAGGTAAAGGAATAAGTAGTGAAAGGATAATGGAAGCAATATATTCAATGAACTTTTTTGAAATAGAGATAAAAGGGAAGAAATATTTGATAAAGCAAAAAATTGAGGGAGAAGCTGGAGATATACTGAATGTAATGAAGATAAAGGGTCCAAAAAACTTCATGACATATGAGGAAGGCTTAGAATTTATTGGTATTAGCAAATGA
- the cysK gene encoding cysteine synthase A, producing MIYNNITELIGRTPLVRLNKLSKELDAEIVAKIEYFNPGGSVKDRIGLAMIEDAEKRGLINKDTVIIEPTSGNTGIALAMVCAVKGYKLILTMPETMSIERRKLLRAYGAEIVLTPGEKGMKGAIEKAFEIYNSTPNAFMPQQFENLANPEIHRRTTALEIWNDTNGQVDIFVAGVGTGGTITGVGEVLKERKPTVKIVAVEPFESAVLSGEMPRPHKIQGIGAGFVPKVLNTKIYDQIIKVKSEDAFEMARYLAREEGILVGISSGAALYAAVEVAKRSENKKKMIVVLLPDTGERYLSTDLFNVNI from the coding sequence ATGATTTACAACAATATAACCGAACTTATTGGAAGGACACCGCTTGTGAGACTAAACAAGCTTTCAAAAGAGCTTGATGCTGAAATCGTTGCAAAGATAGAGTATTTCAATCCTGGCGGAAGTGTAAAAGACAGGATTGGCCTTGCAATGATTGAGGATGCTGAAAAAAGGGGTCTGATTAACAAAGACACAGTGATCATTGAGCCAACAAGTGGCAATACAGGTATTGCTCTTGCGATGGTATGCGCTGTAAAAGGCTACAAGCTGATTTTGACCATGCCAGAGACAATGAGCATTGAAAGAAGAAAGCTTCTTAGGGCATATGGTGCAGAGATTGTTTTGACACCTGGTGAAAAGGGAATGAAAGGTGCAATTGAAAAAGCTTTCGAGATTTACAACTCAACTCCTAACGCTTTTATGCCTCAGCAGTTTGAAAATTTAGCAAACCCAGAAATTCACAGAAGAACGACTGCGCTTGAGATTTGGAATGACACAAACGGTCAGGTTGACATATTTGTTGCAGGTGTTGGCACAGGTGGAACAATTACAGGTGTTGGGGAAGTGTTAAAAGAAAGAAAGCCAACTGTGAAAATTGTTGCAGTTGAACCTTTTGAGTCTGCAGTATTATCAGGCGAGATGCCAAGACCTCACAAGATACAAGGGATTGGTGCTGGGTTTGTACCAAAGGTTTTAAACACAAAGATTTATGACCAGATAATAAAGGTAAAATCTGAGGATGCTTTTGAGATGGCAAGGTACTTAGCAAGAGAAGAAGGGATTTTGGTTGGAATCTCATCAGGTGCAGCTTTATATGCAGCAGTTGAGGTTGCAAAAAGGAGCGAAAATAAAAAGAAGATGATTGTTGTTCTTCTTCCTGACACAGGTGAGAGGTATTTGTCAACGGATTTATTTAATGTGAATATATAA
- a CDS encoding phasin family protein translates to MKDLLEKLINIGLGVFALSKEKVEKIVNELAEKGEIGKNEIQEIIQKIMEKGEEQKKELNEYISKQVENILNKMNLATKSEILTEERIREIVREEISKSQGN, encoded by the coding sequence ATGAAGGACCTTTTGGAAAAGCTTATCAACATTGGACTTGGTGTGTTTGCACTCTCTAAGGAAAAGGTGGAGAAGATTGTAAATGAGCTGGCTGAGAAAGGTGAGATTGGTAAAAATGAGATACAAGAAATAATTCAAAAAATAATGGAAAAAGGTGAAGAGCAGAAAAAGGAATTAAATGAGTATATTTCAAAGCAGGTTGAAAATATTCTGAATAAGATGAACCTTGCTACAAAGTCTGAAATTTTAACAGAAGAAAGAATAAGAGAAATTGTAAGAGAAGAGATTTCAAAATCTCAGGGAAATTAA
- a CDS encoding ABC1 kinase family protein → MTNARKRRINRLKHITNVFVKHGFGYVFSNTPLVRFKRFSENRINRGVRLRNALEELGTTFIKMGQLLANRPDLVPEDIVVELKKLQENVRPFSFEEVKKILEEENLLNKVEHIETRPIATASIGQVHVGYVNGKKVAIKVRRPNIDDEVKTDIEILRKLTSILDRYSPVKGIVSFSDIVNELANVLLHEIDFRFEQNNIKKLKKALSNKEVIIPDVYEELSSDKVLVTSFIEAKTLNTLDIDSLSQNERLKLGKKLINLYLSQIFEIGIFHADPHPGNILITNDHNIAFVDFGMIGRLGSQDKENLSNLLLGIVLNDKKMAIKAFKELGIIGRGIDANKFYKEVESIVNHYINQPIVSIKIAEIFNDVFKLTFKYKLKIPEQLVLLGRTLSLLENSIAILKVDLNILEAILPYVKRLILKNRLSKLRLTNILNLLFSYFDLFEFLPKKTETILDKLENEDLTLNIELKGLDKVLQRIERLANKFSLSIILLSVSIIIAGMTVGGLLSPALYKTILSAWYLWALRLGILILIGLIIVMLLMIIRKEK, encoded by the coding sequence TTGACAAACGCAAGAAAAAGGAGAATCAATAGGCTAAAGCATATCACAAATGTATTTGTAAAACATGGATTTGGGTATGTATTTAGCAACACCCCACTTGTGCGATTTAAAAGATTTTCTGAAAACAGAATAAACAGAGGAGTAAGACTAAGAAACGCTTTAGAAGAGCTTGGCACAACATTTATCAAGATGGGTCAGCTACTTGCAAACAGACCTGATTTGGTGCCAGAAGATATTGTTGTTGAGCTAAAGAAGCTACAAGAAAATGTAAGACCCTTTTCTTTTGAAGAAGTAAAAAAGATATTAGAAGAGGAGAATTTGCTAAATAAGGTTGAACACATTGAAACACGCCCAATTGCAACAGCGTCAATTGGTCAGGTACATGTCGGATATGTAAATGGCAAAAAAGTAGCTATAAAGGTTAGAAGACCGAATATTGATGATGAAGTTAAGACTGATATAGAAATATTGAGGAAACTCACATCCATCTTAGACAGATATTCACCAGTTAAAGGTATTGTAAGCTTTTCTGACATTGTAAATGAGCTTGCAAATGTTCTTTTGCATGAGATTGATTTTAGGTTTGAACAGAACAATATCAAAAAGCTCAAAAAAGCTCTATCTAACAAAGAAGTTATCATTCCAGATGTTTATGAAGAACTTTCGTCAGATAAGGTTTTAGTTACAAGTTTTATTGAAGCAAAAACCTTGAATACTCTTGATATTGACTCTCTTTCACAAAACGAGAGATTAAAGCTTGGTAAAAAGCTTATAAATCTTTATCTATCGCAAATATTTGAAATTGGAATATTCCATGCCGACCCTCATCCAGGCAATATTTTAATTACAAACGACCATAACATCGCTTTTGTAGATTTTGGTATGATAGGAAGACTCGGCAGTCAAGACAAAGAAAACCTTTCAAATTTGCTGCTTGGAATAGTTCTAAATGACAAGAAGATGGCAATAAAGGCGTTTAAAGAGCTTGGGATAATTGGCAGAGGTATTGATGCCAACAAGTTTTACAAGGAAGTTGAGAGTATAGTTAATCACTATATCAACCAGCCTATTGTTTCAATTAAAATTGCGGAAATCTTTAATGATGTGTTTAAGCTCACATTTAAATATAAGCTAAAAATTCCTGAGCAACTTGTTTTACTTGGCAGAACTTTGAGTCTCCTTGAAAATAGCATAGCAATTTTAAAAGTTGATTTAAATATCTTAGAAGCAATTTTGCCTTATGTAAAGAGGCTAATTTTGAAGAATAGATTGTCAAAACTAAGACTTACAAATATCCTTAATCTGTTATTTTCTTACTTTGACCTGTTCGAGTTTCTTCCTAAAAAGACTGAGACAATTCTTGATAAACTTGAAAATGAAGATCTTACGTTAAATATTGAACTAAAGGGTTTAGATAAAGTGCTGCAGAGAATTGAAAGACTTGCAAATAAATTTTCACTTTCGATTATACTTCTTTCTGTGAGTATAATAATTGCAGGGATGACAGTTGGAGGTCTTTTATCTCCAGCTTTATATAAAACAATTTTGTCGGCTTGGTATTTATGGGCTTTAAGATTGGGTATATTAATATTGATTGGTCTTATCATTGTCATGCTTTTAATGATTATCAGAAAAGAAAAGTAA
- the ligA gene encoding NAD-dependent DNA ligase LigA, whose translation MSEFIKKRIRELVDLINYHDYKYYVEDNPEISDYEYDMLYRELVELEKQYPEYIFPDSPTQRVGGKVKEGFKEVVHRVPLLSLSNVFSEGELYDFDRRLKDLLGTDEFNYVVEYKIDGLSVALEYENGLFVRGATRGDGNVGEDVTENLKTIRSIPLRLKEDINIVVRGEVFMPKDEFIKLNQEREENEEPLFANPRNAAAGSLRQLDPRITAQRKLDIFVFNVQWCEKELKTHDEALQFLKYLGFKVSPDYVVCNNIKEAYEAIKKIEEKRGMLPFEIDGAVVKLNQLALREVAGSTAKSPRWAVAYKFPPERKETKLLDIEVNVGRTGILTPTAVLEPVRISGSVVSRATLHNMDYIRQKDIRIGDTVIVQKAAEIIPEVVEVVFSKRTGNERIFEMPKKCPVCGADVIKFEDEVAYRCTGVECPAKSYRLILHFVSRDAMDIAGMGEMIVKNLFERGLIKTPADIYDLKFDDLVNLDRFGVRSTNNLLKAIEASKKRPLDRLIYALGIRHIGQKAAKTLAEHISSIDDLFTITEEELLKLPDFGEKMAKSVVTFFRQEQTKHLIERLKRAGVNTVSEKKAKSDLLKGYTFVLTGALSQYSRSQAKEILESLGARVSESVSKKTTAVIVGEDPGSKLTKAQELNVRILYEQDFEKLISAKSREEVEKILME comes from the coding sequence ATGAGTGAGTTCATTAAAAAGAGGATTCGAGAGCTTGTTGACCTTATTAATTATCACGATTATAAGTACTATGTTGAAGACAATCCAGAAATAAGCGACTATGAATATGATATGCTCTACAGAGAGCTTGTTGAGCTTGAAAAACAGTATCCAGAATATATCTTCCCTGACTCACCCACACAAAGGGTTGGCGGCAAGGTAAAAGAAGGGTTTAAAGAGGTTGTCCACAGAGTACCGCTTTTATCACTCTCGAATGTGTTTAGTGAAGGGGAACTTTATGACTTTGACAGAAGACTGAAAGATCTTCTTGGCACTGATGAATTTAATTATGTTGTCGAGTATAAAATTGACGGGCTTTCTGTGGCGCTTGAATATGAAAATGGTCTTTTTGTAAGAGGCGCCACACGTGGAGATGGTAATGTAGGTGAGGATGTTACTGAGAACTTAAAGACAATTAGGTCAATTCCATTGAGACTTAAAGAGGATATAAACATAGTTGTCCGTGGAGAAGTGTTCATGCCAAAAGATGAGTTTATAAAACTAAATCAAGAAAGGGAAGAAAATGAAGAGCCGCTTTTTGCAAACCCGCGAAACGCGGCAGCGGGGTCGCTTCGCCAGCTTGACCCAAGGATAACAGCACAGAGAAAGCTTGATATATTTGTTTTCAATGTTCAGTGGTGTGAAAAAGAACTCAAAACCCACGATGAGGCGCTACAGTTTCTGAAGTATCTGGGATTTAAAGTTTCTCCTGATTATGTTGTTTGCAATAACATAAAAGAGGCATATGAAGCAATCAAAAAGATAGAAGAAAAAAGAGGCATGCTTCCTTTCGAGATAGATGGTGCTGTTGTGAAACTAAATCAATTAGCTTTGCGTGAGGTGGCAGGTTCAACTGCAAAGTCACCAAGATGGGCAGTTGCTTATAAATTCCCACCAGAGAGAAAGGAAACAAAGCTTTTGGACATTGAAGTAAATGTTGGGAGAACAGGTATTCTTACTCCAACTGCAGTACTTGAACCTGTAAGAATTTCAGGTTCGGTTGTGTCACGTGCAACACTTCATAATATGGACTATATAAGGCAGAAGGATATTAGAATTGGTGACACAGTAATAGTTCAAAAAGCGGCCGAAATAATACCAGAGGTTGTTGAGGTTGTGTTTTCAAAGCGTACAGGAAATGAAAGGATTTTTGAGATGCCGAAAAAATGTCCTGTGTGCGGAGCAGATGTTATAAAGTTTGAAGATGAGGTTGCATACAGATGTACAGGTGTTGAATGTCCTGCAAAGAGCTACAGGTTAATTTTGCACTTTGTATCGCGTGATGCAATGGACATTGCAGGCATGGGTGAGATGATAGTAAAAAATCTATTTGAAAGAGGTTTAATTAAAACACCTGCAGATATCTATGATTTGAAATTCGACGATTTGGTAAACCTTGATAGATTTGGCGTCAGATCTACTAATAATTTATTAAAAGCGATAGAAGCATCTAAAAAACGACCTCTTGATAGGCTAATATATGCGCTTGGCATACGACATATTGGGCAAAAGGCGGCAAAAACGTTGGCAGAGCACATATCCTCAATTGATGACCTTTTTACAATTACTGAAGAAGAGCTTCTTAAGCTCCCTGACTTTGGTGAGAAGATGGCAAAAAGCGTTGTAACCTTTTTCCGACAAGAACAGACAAAACATCTAATTGAAAGACTCAAAAGAGCAGGGGTTAATACAGTCTCTGAGAAAAAGGCAAAGTCAGACCTCTTAAAAGGATATACATTTGTGCTAACAGGTGCTCTTTCACAATATTCAAGAAGCCAGGCAAAGGAGATTTTAGAGTCTTTGGGTGCAAGAGTGAGCGAAAGCGTCTCTAAAAAGACTACTGCTGTAATTGTTGGTGAAGACCCTGGCAGCAAACTTACGAAAGCCCAAGAGCTAAATGTAAGGATTTTGTATGAGCAAGATTTTGAGAAGTTAATTTCTGCAAAGTCACGCGAAGAGGTTGAAAAGATTTTAATGGAGTGA
- a CDS encoding Nif3-like dinuclear metal center hexameric protein: protein MVSVQEIASFLENYFPKKLSYDWDNVGLQVGSFSAKVDSVLICVDVTEDVLNEAKELGVRLIISHHPLIFQGLKSIKDDTPEGRLIIDAIKSDIAILSFHTNTDVSKHGINFYLAKLLDLENVEGLSVKQKSGYFKIVVYVPSDYKDEVLEAMAQEGAGFIGKYSHCFFAVEGQGHFKPHEGANPFIGKIGELEKVKEVRLESIVSEDKLKNVIKAMLKAHPYEEVAYDIYRLENEISYECIGVIGGKNIEAENLIQELKEKLYLSFVKASLVKNQFKKIAIVSGSGKDFIKDAYFKGADCLISGEIGHHGVLLARSLGISTIEIGHYESEKAFVDIVFDLFDKFEKKNKLKIYKSQVNTSYTKIY, encoded by the coding sequence ATGGTAAGTGTACAGGAAATTGCATCATTTTTGGAAAACTACTTTCCTAAGAAACTCTCATATGATTGGGACAATGTAGGGCTTCAGGTAGGAAGTTTTTCAGCAAAGGTAGACTCAGTATTGATTTGCGTTGATGTCACAGAAGATGTTTTGAATGAGGCAAAAGAGCTTGGGGTGAGGCTCATTATCTCCCATCATCCTTTAATCTTTCAGGGTTTAAAATCAATCAAAGATGACACACCTGAGGGAAGATTAATAATAGATGCTATAAAAAGTGATATAGCTATTTTATCTTTTCACACAAATACAGATGTCTCAAAGCATGGTATAAATTTTTATCTTGCAAAGCTTTTAGATCTTGAAAATGTTGAAGGTTTGAGTGTCAAACAAAAAAGTGGGTATTTTAAGATTGTTGTATATGTTCCTTCAGATTACAAAGATGAAGTATTAGAAGCCATGGCACAAGAGGGTGCTGGTTTTATAGGTAAATATAGCCACTGTTTTTTTGCAGTTGAAGGACAAGGTCATTTTAAACCACACGAAGGAGCAAATCCTTTCATAGGAAAGATTGGTGAGCTTGAGAAGGTAAAAGAAGTAAGACTTGAGAGCATTGTTTCAGAGGACAAGCTCAAAAATGTTATTAAAGCTATGCTAAAAGCCCATCCGTATGAAGAGGTTGCGTATGATATATACAGGCTTGAAAATGAGATTTCGTATGAGTGTATAGGTGTTATTGGTGGGAAGAATATTGAGGCTGAAAATCTTATACAAGAACTGAAAGAAAAACTTTATCTCTCATTTGTAAAAGCTAGTCTTGTAAAAAATCAGTTTAAGAAGATTGCAATTGTTAGTGGTTCTGGCAAGGACTTTATAAAAGATGCTTACTTTAAAGGTGCTGACTGTCTCATTTCTGGAGAGATAGGGCATCATGGGGTACTTTTAGCAAGATCACTTGGAATTAGCACAATTGAAATTGGGCATTATGAAAGTGAAAAAGCTTTTGTGGATATAGTCTTTGATCTATTTGACAAATTTGAAAAAAAGAACAAGTTAAAAATATACAAATCACAAGTAAATACAAGTTATACTAAGATTTACTGA
- a CDS encoding tRNA (adenine(22)-N(1))-methyltransferase, translating into MYSKRIETILKVLEKCNTLADIGCDHGYVAVEAIKREVAKKAFAVDINPNPLQKAIELSKKEGVFEKIEFFVGNGFEPIREPVDQAVIAGMGGDTILSILSSAKDKVKNTKLVLQPMKDIELLRRWLFENGFDISEEIIVNDKEKFYIIMKTEKSSELEYSDIDIYVGRHIQGRSKESLEYLLRKKEKLRKIAEMKKENEKDFSEEKKVLQMIEEVLSKW; encoded by the coding sequence GTGTACTCTAAACGAATAGAAACAATCTTAAAAGTTTTAGAAAAGTGCAACACACTTGCTGACATTGGCTGTGACCATGGCTATGTTGCTGTTGAGGCAATAAAAAGAGAGGTTGCCAAAAAGGCATTTGCAGTCGATATAAATCCAAACCCTCTTCAAAAAGCAATTGAGCTTTCAAAAAAAGAAGGGGTTTTTGAGAAGATAGAGTTTTTTGTGGGAAATGGCTTTGAACCAATTAGAGAACCAGTTGACCAAGCTGTTATTGCTGGAATGGGTGGAGATACAATCTTAAGTATTTTGTCTTCTGCTAAAGACAAAGTTAAAAACACAAAGCTCGTTTTACAACCAATGAAGGATATAGAACTTTTAAGAAGATGGCTTTTTGAGAATGGATTTGATATAAGTGAAGAAATCATTGTAAATGATAAAGAAAAATTCTATATAATAATGAAAACAGAAAAGTCGAGTGAACTTGAATATTCAGACATTGACATATATGTAGGAAGACATATCCAGGGCAGGAGCAAGGAGTCATTAGAATATCTTTTGAGAAAAAAGGAGAAACTGAGAAAAATAGCAGAGATGAAGAAAGAAAATGAAAAAGATTTTTCAGAAGAAAAAAAGGTCTTACAGATGATTGAGGAGGTTTTAAGTAAATGGTAA
- a CDS encoding D-glucuronyl C5-epimerase family protein — translation MKKGIKRLALPSLNTRHLFRMTDSTGILQHAKFSVPNYKEGYTTDDNARALIVALRLYEKTGDKAYLDLVYRYMAFLYNSYTDDGYFRNFMNYSRVFIDEKGTEDCFARSLIALSYVYSSDVLDSSIKELSYVMLKRSLRNVLELKYPISMAYAIIALSMLHDIKEFSNEAKIYLEVLSEKLLNLYRKHSDENWKWFSDKLTYANAIIPYALFRAFAVTEKEKYLKVAKESLDFLTTILFENGILRVIGNRGWYEKGKERPYFDEQPIDACDCVLAYTEAYKITEDKEYKEKALKAFKWFLGENIHKQPLYDEKTGGCRDGIEEDGINQNQGAESTICYLLARLCIEDLIKSEEKSKEVV, via the coding sequence ATGAAGAAGGGAATAAAGCGGCTTGCCCTACCTTCTCTGAATACAAGGCATTTGTTTAGGATGACAGATTCAACCGGTATTTTACAGCATGCCAAATTTTCTGTGCCAAACTACAAAGAAGGATATACAACGGATGACAACGCAAGAGCTTTAATTGTTGCGCTAAGGCTTTATGAAAAGACAGGTGACAAAGCTTACTTGGATTTGGTTTACAGATATATGGCATTTTTATACAATAGCTATACCGATGATGGGTATTTCAGAAACTTTATGAACTACTCAAGAGTTTTCATTGACGAAAAAGGAACAGAGGACTGTTTTGCAAGGTCACTCATAGCCCTCTCTTATGTCTATTCCTCTGATGTGCTTGACAGCAGCATCAAAGAGCTCTCATATGTAATGTTGAAGCGATCACTTAGAAATGTCCTTGAATTAAAGTATCCTATCAGTATGGCATATGCAATTATAGCTTTGTCTATGCTGCATGACATTAAAGAATTTTCAAATGAGGCAAAGATATACTTAGAAGTCCTCTCTGAAAAACTTCTTAACCTTTACAGAAAACATTCCGATGAAAATTGGAAATGGTTTTCTGACAAACTCACATATGCAAACGCAATCATTCCTTATGCACTTTTCAGGGCATTTGCGGTAACTGAAAAAGAAAAGTATCTAAAGGTTGCAAAAGAGTCACTTGATTTTCTTACAACCATTTTATTTGAAAATGGTATTTTGCGCGTGATTGGTAACAGAGGCTGGTATGAAAAGGGGAAAGAGCGTCCATACTTTGATGAGCAGCCAATAGATGCATGTGACTGTGTACTTGCATATACAGAGGCATACAAGATTACCGAAGATAAGGAATACAAAGAAAAAGCACTAAAAGCATTTAAATGGTTTTTAGGTGAAAATATCCATAAGCAACCTTTATATGATGAAAAGACTGGCGGGTGCAGAGATGGAATTGAAGAAGATGGAATAAATCAAAACCAAGGTGCAGAGTCTACAATTTGCTACCTTTTAGCAAGACTTTGCATTGAAGATTTGATAAAAAGTGAAGAAAAGAGCAAAGAGGTTGTGTAA